The following are encoded in a window of Thamnophis elegans isolate rThaEle1 chromosome 14, rThaEle1.pri, whole genome shotgun sequence genomic DNA:
- the C14H16orf89 gene encoding UPF0764 protein C16orf89 homolog, translated as MTYMLIYTNPTYKKENKDRFFTVYKKPLLVSPALPDAKMLNFVFLTLICLVNLQPSSCEEDRRNAIISSMEKAIMFLAENHDKINVDAVLGFSVLEAFLKNTVEIWQQRPELTIRRQRILVMREKLLTFTEKAAQDIEKQDPVSHKEFAPALKPGFWKVPQEWKKINDSIPYSPTSGNCLDLKTSDFCISAVLGTQDSADKCWIPDNCTSLMINTHCNGYLLSHQLFYFLFAKMQACPNSLFQNAGYYENVFCHLMMQSNRYIEKNNLFDNFGDLFTENIMFCALAGFSDFFQTSWLDRILNWQEQDKGCFWMYTSSNDKDHVRRRTKRSEKLVEGTCSSHNTAVSVGALGGFLLNSA; from the exons ATGACGTACATGCTTATCTACACAAATCCTACCTATAAAAAGGAGAACAAAGACAGGTTTTTCACGGTCTATAAAAAGCCTCTGTTGGTTTCTCCTGCCCTCCCCGATGCAAAAATGCTGAATTTTGTATTTTTGACTTTGATCTGTCTCGTAAACCTGCAGCCCTCCTCTTGCGAAGAAGATAGGAGGAATGCTATCATCTCATCGATGGAGAAGGCAATTATGTTCCTGGCTGAAAATCATGACAAAATTAACGTAGATGCGGTATTGGGATTCTCTGTCTTGGAAG CATTCTTGAAGAACACAGTGGAGATATGGCAACAACGGCCGGAATTAACCATCAGGCGACAGAGAATCCTGGTGATGAGGGAGAAGCTGTTGACCTTCACGGAGAAGGCAGCCCAAGATATTGAAAAGCAGGATCCGGTTTCCCACaaag AGTTTGCTCCAGCTTTAAAACCAGGATTTTGGAAGGTCCCTCAGGAATGGAAAAAGATTAAtgactctattccttattccccAACAAGTGGGAACTGTCTGGATTTAAAAACCAGTGATTTCTGCATCTCAGCCGTATTAGGAACACA GGATTCCGCCGACAAATGCTGGATTCCAGATAATTGCACCAGTCTCATGATAAACACTCATTGCAACGGCTATCTGCTCTCCCACCAACTCTTTTACTTTCTATTCGCCAAGATG CAAGCATGCCCTAATTCGCTCTTCCAAAATGCCGGGTACTATGAAAATGTCTTCTGTCATTTGATGATGCAAAGCAATCGCTATATCGAAAAGAACAATCTGTTCGACAATTTTGGAGACCTCTTTACAGAAAATA TTATGTTTTGTGCGCTAGCTGGATTCTCAGATTTCTTCCAGACTTCCTGGCTCGACCGCATTCTCAACTGGCAGGAACAGGACAAAGGATGTTTCTGGATGTACA CTTCTTCCAATGATAAGGACCATGTGAGAAGAAGGACAAAGAGGTCTGAGAAACTTGTTGAAG GTACCTGCTCTTCCCATAACACGGCTGTGTCTGTTGGAGCACTTGGGGGCTTCCTCTTGAACAGCGCCTGA